From the genome of Desulfovibrio gilichinskyi, one region includes:
- the jag gene encoding RNA-binding cell elongation regulator Jag/EloR — MSEFKEFQGKNLDEAINTACDYFNLNRDKLEIEILSGGSTGVFGLVGKKNAKVKARPRGGETKALLNSETKPEKTQSVKYEKPVERPVERKPAPEEKKIQQEVAAVKEESAIAPRAEVETPAVKRESVVAVREKAAVPAVSESKVKAEVKAEDDAVDDGMDEDIENENFRERRSIMEADPEDIAAAVREALERMIEPIVQQPPKLEIEVGADRVNVLVDDEENSGLIIGREGQTLSSLQYLCNRMVSKKLQTSVRVQIDTGDYRDRQDEKLRQLAWHLADKAMHTGRVQSTKPLSSYHRRVVHMALQEDKHVNTRSKGDGPMKRVLILPRRSRNTGGRVGERTESTDRPERSEGYTSQPADRYNSRGPARSDDRGPARSDARGPARSDDRGPARSYDRGPARSSERGPARSDDRGPARSSERGPARSGERGPARAPERGTPRTDGRNEGYASRNRSEGYAGSGRDENFGNRPPQDENFGNRAPRDENFGNRAPQNESFGNRAPRPSNTRNTGRTGANSADTTDGYNDDRYNRY; from the coding sequence ATGAGCGAATTCAAAGAATTCCAAGGGAAGAATCTGGACGAGGCAATTAATACAGCCTGTGATTACTTCAATCTGAATCGCGATAAGCTTGAAATTGAAATACTCAGCGGCGGATCTACCGGAGTTTTCGGACTGGTAGGAAAAAAGAACGCCAAAGTTAAAGCCCGTCCCAGAGGCGGAGAAACAAAAGCTTTACTTAATAGCGAGACTAAGCCCGAAAAGACTCAGTCAGTTAAATATGAAAAACCGGTTGAGCGTCCTGTAGAAAGAAAGCCTGCACCGGAAGAAAAGAAGATTCAGCAGGAAGTTGCTGCTGTAAAAGAAGAATCAGCTATCGCGCCACGCGCAGAAGTGGAAACTCCTGCAGTAAAAAGAGAATCTGTTGTTGCTGTCAGAGAAAAAGCAGCTGTTCCAGCTGTTTCTGAGTCCAAAGTTAAAGCAGAAGTTAAAGCAGAAGATGATGCTGTTGATGATGGAATGGATGAGGACATTGAAAATGAAAACTTCAGAGAACGTCGCAGCATTATGGAAGCTGATCCTGAAGATATCGCAGCAGCAGTTCGTGAAGCTCTTGAAAGGATGATTGAACCCATTGTTCAGCAGCCTCCGAAGCTTGAAATTGAAGTCGGTGCAGACAGAGTCAACGTACTTGTTGACGATGAAGAAAACTCCGGTCTTATTATAGGTCGTGAAGGTCAGACTCTTTCCTCATTGCAGTATCTTTGCAACAGGATGGTTTCTAAGAAGCTTCAGACTTCAGTTCGTGTTCAGATTGATACAGGTGACTATCGCGATCGTCAGGATGAAAAACTCCGTCAGCTCGCATGGCATCTTGCTGATAAAGCTATGCATACCGGAAGGGTGCAGAGCACTAAGCCTTTAAGTTCTTATCACCGCAGAGTCGTTCATATGGCTTTGCAGGAAGATAAGCATGTTAATACTCGCAGTAAGGGCGATGGTCCTATGAAGCGTGTGCTGATTCTGCCGCGTCGCAGCCGGAACACCGGTGGCCGTGTTGGCGAACGCACTGAAAGTACCGACCGTCCGGAACGCAGCGAAGGATATACTTCTCAGCCTGCTGACCGCTATAACAGTCGCGGACCAGCTCGTAGTGATGACCGCGGACCTGCTCGCAGTGATGCCCGCGGCCCAGCCCGTAGCGATGACCGCGGACCAGCACGCAGCTATGATCGTGGCCCAGCCCGCAGCAGCGAGCGTGGCCCTGCCCGTAGCGATGACCGCGGCCCAGCTCGCAGCAGTGAGCGTGGACCAGCACGCAGCGGCGAACGTGGACCTGCTCGCGCACCTGAACGCGGTACCCCGCGTACAGATGGTCGCAATGAAGGTTACGCAAGCCGTAATCGCTCTGAAGGATATGCCGGAAGCGGACGTGATGAAAACTTCGGTAATCGTCCTCCTCAGGATGAAAACTTCGGTAATCGCGCCCCGCGTGACGAAAACTTCGGCAACCGTGCACCGCAGAACGAAAGTTTCGGTAATCGCGCACCGAGACCAAGCAACACACGTAATACTGGACGTACCGGCGCAAACAGTGCTGATACTACCGATGGTTACAACGACGATCGTTACAACCGCTATTAG
- the mnmE gene encoding tRNA uridine-5-carboxymethylaminomethyl(34) synthesis GTPase MnmE has translation MSVSSSGTIAAIATPPGEGGVGIIRVSGENALSIAKTIFKSSKDSFSGFKPYTMHYGYVLDENGLELDDVLAVFMPGPNSYTGDDTVEFNCHGGRAILGAVLGEILSRGAVLARPGEFTLRAFLNGKMDLTQAEAVAEMIHAPSKGAVQLARVKLSGVLGNRIEELRGRLEVLRTHLCVAVDFPDDELECLPLEEMMTEVTDAVKNISEILAGVERTRAWREGGLAVLSGKVNAGKSSLLNALLGRNRAIVTDIPGTTRDFIEETLSLDGLQVRVVDTAGLRETTDKVEQAGLDMGKELAQQADLVLLIIDGSKPFDLSDIDPEFSAQSGKCIAVINKIDLVQSIPSPSEVMLGAGYEVVEISAKKGQGIDQLASTIREHILSGSGEPDPDELVPNSRQAATLRRALAELDGLVEDIKMTIPYDLLGVRLESACSALSEITGEITPQEVLDSIFSKFCVGK, from the coding sequence ATGTCAGTCAGTTCTTCCGGCACTATTGCTGCTATTGCTACTCCTCCAGGTGAAGGTGGAGTGGGAATTATCCGTGTAAGCGGCGAAAATGCGCTATCTATTGCAAAAACTATTTTTAAATCCTCTAAAGATTCTTTTTCAGGGTTTAAGCCATACACAATGCATTATGGCTATGTGCTGGATGAAAACGGTCTGGAACTGGACGATGTTCTAGCTGTTTTCATGCCCGGACCGAATTCATATACCGGTGACGATACCGTTGAGTTTAACTGCCATGGCGGCAGAGCTATTCTGGGTGCGGTTCTCGGTGAAATTTTGTCACGGGGAGCGGTCCTCGCACGTCCGGGGGAATTCACCTTAAGAGCTTTTTTGAATGGTAAAATGGATCTTACGCAGGCTGAAGCTGTTGCGGAAATGATTCATGCTCCATCTAAGGGAGCCGTCCAGCTAGCACGTGTAAAACTTTCAGGAGTGCTTGGAAACCGTATTGAAGAACTTCGCGGCAGGCTGGAAGTGCTCCGTACTCATTTATGCGTGGCTGTTGATTTTCCGGATGATGAACTTGAGTGCTTGCCACTTGAGGAGATGATGACGGAAGTAACCGATGCTGTAAAAAATATTTCTGAAATTCTTGCAGGCGTTGAACGCACCCGTGCGTGGCGCGAGGGCGGGCTTGCTGTTCTTTCCGGTAAAGTAAATGCCGGAAAATCGAGCCTCCTAAACGCATTGCTTGGCCGTAACCGTGCTATTGTTACCGATATTCCGGGTACAACCAGAGATTTTATTGAAGAAACTCTCAGTTTAGACGGCCTTCAAGTGCGAGTGGTCGATACTGCCGGACTGCGTGAAACGACTGATAAAGTTGAACAGGCCGGTCTTGATATGGGTAAAGAACTTGCGCAGCAGGCTGATCTGGTCCTTTTAATTATTGACGGCTCCAAACCGTTTGACCTTTCTGATATTGATCCTGAATTCTCAGCGCAAAGCGGCAAATGTATAGCTGTAATCAATAAGATCGACCTTGTGCAATCAATTCCATCTCCATCAGAAGTAATGCTTGGTGCAGGGTATGAAGTTGTTGAGATATCTGCCAAAAAGGGACAGGGTATTGACCAGCTTGCTTCAACTATCCGGGAGCATATCCTGTCTGGTTCCGGCGAACCTGACCCTGATGAACTTGTGCCTAACTCAAGGCAGGCTGCAACACTGCGAAGAGCTTTAGCTGAACTTGACGGGCTTGTTGAAGATATTAAAATGACAATCCCTTATGATTTACTCGGAGTCCGTTTGGAATCGGCTTGTTCCGCCTTATCTGAAATAACAGGTGAAATTACTCCTCAAGAAGTTCTTGATTCAATTTTCAGTAAATTCTGCGTTGGAAAATAA
- a CDS encoding TIGR04282 family arsenosugar biosynthesis glycosyltransferase — protein sequence MNKALLIFVKLPIAGKVKTRLGKDVGNTQAALFYAAFVEDLLARVDKSEIETLIFFDPEEPASEYNKWLGNRRLIPQRGKDLGKRMLNAFIDAFKLGYDKCVLIGSDLPDLSTSTIKKGLAVLGKYPACIGPAKDGGYYLIGFQAETLTEIPFTNICWSTPHVFEQTMQKFKSAKLEPYVLPEHSDVDTLEDLISLLQNKECEKNCPNTFKTYQDYLKIT from the coding sequence TTGAATAAGGCTCTGCTGATATTCGTAAAGTTACCGATAGCTGGCAAGGTCAAAACAAGGCTTGGAAAAGATGTCGGCAATACACAGGCGGCACTTTTTTACGCGGCTTTTGTTGAGGATTTACTTGCAAGAGTTGATAAGAGCGAAATTGAAACTTTAATCTTTTTTGACCCGGAAGAACCAGCGTCAGAATATAATAAATGGCTTGGAAATAGAAGGCTGATCCCGCAACGGGGAAAGGATTTAGGAAAGCGGATGCTAAACGCATTTATCGATGCATTTAAGCTTGGTTACGATAAATGTGTTTTAATTGGAAGTGATTTGCCGGATCTTTCAACTTCAACAATTAAAAAAGGTTTAGCCGTTCTTGGTAAATATCCGGCATGCATCGGTCCGGCAAAAGACGGAGGATATTACCTTATAGGATTTCAGGCTGAGACATTGACCGAGATTCCATTCACAAACATATGCTGGAGCACTCCGCATGTTTTTGAACAAACAATGCAAAAATTTAAATCAGCCAAACTAGAGCCATACGTTCTACCGGAACACTCAGATGTTGATACGCTTGAAGATTTAATATCTTTACTGCAAAATAAAGAGTGTGAAAAAAACTGCCCGAATACGTTTAAAACATACCAAGATTACCTAAAAATCACTTAA
- a CDS encoding TIGR04283 family arsenosugar biosynthesis glycosyltransferase has translation MSIHTPISVIIPVFNEQATINTCINNVRSNLGTGCEIIVVDGSPSQSTNKFIKDKTIIKISAKSGRASQMNTGAGVATGGILMFLHADTILPPNSGTLIREALDVPSSSAGAFNLSFDDYSRIMRLIAYVGNIRSRIERVPYGDQAPFIKKETFFKLGCFPLIPIMEDVEFFRNIKKKRLEIVILKESVITSARRYQKTGKVKCFLRNWLLRILHLCGLSPVTLKKMYSDNGAEN, from the coding sequence ATGTCTATCCATACACCAATATCCGTTATTATCCCCGTATTCAATGAACAAGCAACTATAAATACTTGCATAAATAACGTTAGATCAAACTTGGGAACCGGATGCGAAATTATTGTCGTAGACGGATCGCCAAGTCAATCAACGAATAAATTCATCAAAGATAAAACCATAATCAAAATTTCAGCAAAGTCAGGACGCGCGTCTCAAATGAACACAGGAGCCGGCGTTGCTACAGGTGGAATACTGATGTTTCTGCACGCAGATACAATATTGCCTCCAAATTCCGGCACACTTATCCGCGAAGCATTAGATGTTCCAAGTTCCTCAGCCGGAGCATTCAATCTCAGTTTTGACGACTATTCCAGAATCATGCGGCTGATCGCATATGTAGGAAACATTCGTTCACGAATAGAACGTGTTCCGTACGGAGATCAAGCTCCTTTTATTAAAAAAGAAACATTTTTCAAACTAGGATGTTTCCCGTTGATTCCCATTATGGAAGACGTTGAGTTTTTCAGAAATATTAAAAAAAAGCGGCTTGAAATTGTTATACTCAAAGAATCAGTAATAACCTCTGCCCGTCGGTACCAAAAAACAGGAAAGGTTAAATGTTTTTTGCGCAACTGGCTGCTTAGAATACTTCATTTATGCGGATTAAGTCCGGTTACTCTTAAAAAAATGTATTCTGATAATGGAGCTGAAAATTGA